In the genome of Lacerta agilis isolate rLacAgi1 chromosome 2, rLacAgi1.pri, whole genome shotgun sequence, one region contains:
- the LOC117042487 gene encoding uncharacterized protein LOC117042487, whose amino-acid sequence MEDQNPRFSHSRMWPEMTHDIIQLPAQPKMGLKRFHPEEAQGEGEDVYKEEEEQHNSSEAAKSGGRGKRLAGWSPALGPGQMPPAKSIKLLPGQGPFAQEESQRQILGGDGVERGRETSLSSCLAEAKVYRTRAVQEEPLPLLKSKSEEEEGDQAEFQRSPPRHESQVPAFSQFAPWGQRAGAVLDLSQHNRRSRRAAGALDLSRPRPQDPIAGEAPASPEYRPQGQTNGDAPELQQAAWNLFLSLCCTVCWRQPMEDQNPRFSHSRMWPEMTHDIIQLPAQPKMGLKRFHPEEAQGEAEDVYKEEEEQHNSSEAAKSGGRGKRLDGWSPALGPGQMPPAKSFKLLPGQGPFAQEESQRQILGGDGVERGRETSLSSCLAEAKVYRTRPVQEEPLPLLHSKSEEEEGDQAEFQRSPPRHESQVPDFSQFAPWGQRAGAVLDLSQHNRRSRRAAGALDLTQRRLGGQVALGPLQCQSEGQISDVALDLSRPRSQDPIAGEAPASPEYRPRGQLLGGPLDLSRPRPQGQINGDAPELQQAAWNLCLSFVRCHIQRWWYVPLPLLLLLQLLHYHRRCCVLIQWLLYLCYCSLYSR is encoded by the exons ATGGAGGATCAAAACCCCAGATTTTCCCACTCCAGGATGTGGCCAGAAATGACCCATGATATCATCCAG CTTCCAGCCCAGCCGAAGATGGGGCTTAAGCGCTTTCATCCGGAGGAGGcccaaggggaaggggaagacgtctacaaagaggaggaggagcaacacAACAGCTCAGAAGCTGCGAAGAGCGGCGGTCGGGGCAAAAGACTTGCTGGGTGGTCCCCCGCGTTGGGCCCAGGCCAGATGCCTCCCGCAAAATCAATCAAACTCCTCCCAGGACAAGGCCCCTTTgcgcaagaggaaagccaacgaCAGATTCTGGGGGGCGATGGTGTGGAGAGGGGCAGGGAGACGTCCTTAAGCAGCTGCCTGGCGGAGGCGAAGGTTTACCGCACCAGGGCTGTACAGGAAGAGCCCCTGCCCTTATTGAAGTCCAAAtccgaggaagaggaaggggaccaGGCCGAATTTCAGCGCAGTCCACCTCGCCATGAGTCCCAGGTCCCGGCCTTTTCGCAGTTTGCACCCTGGGGCCAGCGAGCTGGAGCGGTGCTGGACTTATCACAGCACAATCGCCGAAGTCGGAGGGCCGCAGGGGCCCTGGACTTATCGCGGCCCAGACCCCAGGACCCAATAGCTGGAGAAGCTCCTGCCTCTCCAGAGTACAGACCCCAGGGCCAGACAAATGGAGATGCTCCTGAGTTACAACAGGCGGCCTGGAATCTGTTTCTGTCCCTT TGCTGCACTGTTTGTTGGAGGCAACCCATGGAGGATCAAAACCCCAGATTTTCCCACTCCAGGATGTGGCCAGAAATGACCCATGATATCATCCAG CTTCCAGCCCAGCCGAAGATGGGGCTTAAGCGGTTTCATCCGGAGGAGGCCCAAGGGGAAGCCGAAGACGTctacaaagaggaggaggagcaacacAACAGCTCAGAAGCTGCGAAGAGCGGCGGTCGGGGCAAAAGACTTGATGGATGGTCCCCCGCTTTGGGCCCAGGCCAGATGCCTCCCGCAAAATCATTCAAACTCCTCCCAGGACAAGGCCCCTTTgcgcaagaggaaagccaacgaCAGATTCTGGGGGGCGATGGTGTGGAGAGGGGCAGGGAGACGTCCTTAAGCAGCTGCCTGGCGGAGGCGAAGGTTTACCGCACCAGGCCTGTACAGGAAGAGCCCCTGCCCTTATTGCACTCCAAAtccgaggaagaggaaggggaccaGGCCGAATTTCAGCGCAGTCCACCTCGCCATGAGTCCCAGGTCCCGGACTTTTCGCAGTTTGCACCCTGGGGCCAGCGAGCTGGAGCGGTGCTGGACTTATCACAGCACAATCGCCGAAGTCGGAGGGCCGCAGGGGCCCTGGACTTAACACAACGCAGATTGGGGGGCCAAGTGGCCCTGGGCCCATTGCAGTGCCAATCCGAGGGCCAGATAAGTGACGTGGCCCTGGACTTATCGCGGCCCAGATCCCAGGACCCAATAGCTGGAGAAGCTCCTGCCTCTCCAGAGTACAGACCCCGGGGCCAACTACTCGGAGGTCCTCTTGACTTATCAAGGCCCAGACCCCAGGGCCAGATAAATGGAGACGCTCCTGAGTTACAACAGGCGGCCTGGAATCTGTGTCTGTCCTTTGTAAGGTGCCATATACAAAGGTGGTGGTATGTGCCGCTGCCACTACTGCTTCTGTTGCAACTGCTACATTATCATCGccggtgttgtgtattgattcagtgGCTTTTATATCTGTGTTACTGTTCTCTGTATTCGCGTTAG